From Dioscorea cayenensis subsp. rotundata cultivar TDr96_F1 chromosome 13, TDr96_F1_v2_PseudoChromosome.rev07_lg8_w22 25.fasta, whole genome shotgun sequence, the proteins below share one genomic window:
- the LOC120274672 gene encoding protein RIK isoform X3 yields the protein MTEDRLPKAAEEPSPANGSGKQRKKRKWDQPADSLMSAGMAVTGTMPSGVDGVYASVLPGVLPLSVPLHLNLATIAATSQSLQIPLIPPNTAAIVQKLSQPKIQDELIAREIVINDADPSVRYKLTKRQTQEEIQKSTGAVVITRGKYRPPNGLPDGEKPLYLHISAGAHLKDTVERIKAVDHAACMVEDMLKQCQSSLPASTVLPSVFSDGLATQSLNTCLYLGFEPDPSLNIATRIRGPNDQYINHIMNETGATVVLRGHGSENPDNSSNEKTQQPLHLFLSSSNPTSLEDARILAENLLDTICAECGVSRISSSKTYNAVPPPQQLLAGLSSASSGSTCMPVVSMPTASLKPSGSSDSNTCSPIMAQPTPSQLNYSHPSVSGGTSYSGYGGIYPQATPLQQVALALRQAPPNTSSAATTSQAMVSPKTNTSSCVEIDKRPPQKRKFQELPVSSVRPMIPKQVFSLTSSEPGRYWTCHLDFALHVSQGIQVWSCEL from the exons ATGACGGAGGATCGATTGCCAAAAGCAGCGGAAGAGCCCTCACCTGCGAATGGCTCCGGGAAGCAGag GAAGAAGAGAAAGTGGGATCAACCAGCGGATTCATTGATGTCTGCTGGGATGGCTGTCACTGGCACAATGCCTTCGGGTGTTGATGGTGTTTATGCAAGTGTCCTCCCAGGCGTGCTGCCACTTTCTGTGCCTCTTCATTTGAACCTGGCGACGATTGCGGCAACCTCACAGTCATTACAGATACCACTAATTCCACCAAATACTGCTGCTATAGTGCAGAAATTGAGCCAG CCAAAGATTCAAGATGAATTAATTGCAAGAGAGATTGTTATAAATGATGCAGATCCTTCTGTCCGTTACAAGCTGACTAAACGTCAAACTCAAGAAGAG ATTCAGAAAAGCACTGGTGCTGTTGTTATAACCAG GGGAAAATACCGTCCTCCAAATGGATTACCAGATGGTGAGAAGCCcttgtatcttcacatttctgCTGGGGCACAT TTGAAAGACACTGTGGAACGCATCAAAGCAGTTGATCATGCAGCTTGTATGGTTGAGGATATGTTGAAACAATGTCAGAGTTCACTTCCAGCTTCTACTGTTCTCCCATCTGTGTTTAGCGATGGGCTG GCGACCCAATCTCTTAACACATGTTTGTACCTGGGTTTTGAACCGGACCCATCACTCAACATTGCAACCCGTATACGTGGTCCTAAT GACCAGTATATAAACCACATTATGAATGAAACAGGAGCAACTGTTGTACTGAGAGGACATGGATCAGAAAATCCTGATAATTCCAGTAATGAAA AAACTCAACAACCTCTGCATTTATTCTTGTCATCTTCAAACCCAACGAGTCTTGAAGATGCAAGGATCCTTGCAGAAAACCTGTTGGACACAATCTGTGCAGAATGTGGTGTATCAAG GATATCGTCTTCTAAGACCTATAATGCAGTCCCACCTCCTCAGCAATTGTTGGCTGGACTCTCCAGTGCAAGCTCTGGATCAACTTGCATGCCGGTTGTTTCGATGCCAACGGCATCACTGAAGCCTTCTGGGTCTTCTGACTCAAATACTTGTTCTCCAATTATGGCTCAACCTACACCCTCTCAACTGAACTACTCTCATCCATCAGTGAGTGGGGGGACAAGTTATAGTGGATATGGTGGGATATATCCGCAAGCCACGCCACTCCAACAAGTTGCTTTGGCACTCAGGCAAGCTCCTCCGAACACCTCTTCCGCGGCTACCACTTCACAGGCTATGGTGTCACCAAAGACAAATACAAGTTCTTGTGTGGAGATCGATAAGCGTCCTCCGCAAAAGCGGAAGTTCCAGGAGTTACCCGTTTCTTCAGTTCGACCAATGATACCTAAACAG GTATTTTCTCTGACCTCCTCTGAACCAGGCCGGTACTGGACCTGTCATTTGGACTTTGCTTTGCATGTGTCACAGGGAATCCAAGTCTGGAGTTGTGAACTGTAG
- the LOC120274672 gene encoding protein RIK isoform X2, whose translation MTEDRLPKAAEEPSPANGSGKQRKKRKWDQPADSLMSAGMAVTGTMPSGVDGVYASVLPGVLPLSVPLHLNLATIAATSQSLQIPLIPPNTAAIVQKLSQPKIQDELIAREIVINDADPSVRYKLTKRQTQEEIQKSTGAVVITRGKYRPPNGLPDGEKPLYLHISAGAHLKDTVERIKAVDHAACMVEDMLKQCQSSLPASTVLPSVFSDGLATQSLNTCLYLGFEPDPSLNIATRIRGPNDQYINHIMNETGATVVLRGHGSENPDNSKTQQPLHLFLSSSNPTSLEDARILAENLLDTICAECGVSRISSSKTYNAVPPPQQLLAGLSSASSGSTCMPVVSMPTASLKPSGSSDSNTCSPIMAQPTPSQLNYSHPSVSGGTSYSGYGGIYPQATPLQQVALALRQAPPNTSSAATTSQAMVSPKTNTSSCVEIDKRPPQKRKFQELPVSSVRPMIPKQNLQQESEFLKPGLEDSSSEGLFSVPPPKKLFPTRSGDMLPSLARTMPPPPPPATPPSRSMPPPPPPATPPSRSMPPPPLPPKFSPAKDENRGSAVKRPGFGLISITNSKNTENRDIEPVPDTLLKLMEYGEEEDDTDGAGE comes from the exons ATGACGGAGGATCGATTGCCAAAAGCAGCGGAAGAGCCCTCACCTGCGAATGGCTCCGGGAAGCAGag GAAGAAGAGAAAGTGGGATCAACCAGCGGATTCATTGATGTCTGCTGGGATGGCTGTCACTGGCACAATGCCTTCGGGTGTTGATGGTGTTTATGCAAGTGTCCTCCCAGGCGTGCTGCCACTTTCTGTGCCTCTTCATTTGAACCTGGCGACGATTGCGGCAACCTCACAGTCATTACAGATACCACTAATTCCACCAAATACTGCTGCTATAGTGCAGAAATTGAGCCAG CCAAAGATTCAAGATGAATTAATTGCAAGAGAGATTGTTATAAATGATGCAGATCCTTCTGTCCGTTACAAGCTGACTAAACGTCAAACTCAAGAAGAG ATTCAGAAAAGCACTGGTGCTGTTGTTATAACCAG GGGAAAATACCGTCCTCCAAATGGATTACCAGATGGTGAGAAGCCcttgtatcttcacatttctgCTGGGGCACAT TTGAAAGACACTGTGGAACGCATCAAAGCAGTTGATCATGCAGCTTGTATGGTTGAGGATATGTTGAAACAATGTCAGAGTTCACTTCCAGCTTCTACTGTTCTCCCATCTGTGTTTAGCGATGGGCTG GCGACCCAATCTCTTAACACATGTTTGTACCTGGGTTTTGAACCGGACCCATCACTCAACATTGCAACCCGTATACGTGGTCCTAAT GACCAGTATATAAACCACATTATGAATGAAACAGGAGCAACTGTTGTACTGAGAGGACATGGATCAGAAAATCCTGATAATTCCA AAACTCAACAACCTCTGCATTTATTCTTGTCATCTTCAAACCCAACGAGTCTTGAAGATGCAAGGATCCTTGCAGAAAACCTGTTGGACACAATCTGTGCAGAATGTGGTGTATCAAG GATATCGTCTTCTAAGACCTATAATGCAGTCCCACCTCCTCAGCAATTGTTGGCTGGACTCTCCAGTGCAAGCTCTGGATCAACTTGCATGCCGGTTGTTTCGATGCCAACGGCATCACTGAAGCCTTCTGGGTCTTCTGACTCAAATACTTGTTCTCCAATTATGGCTCAACCTACACCCTCTCAACTGAACTACTCTCATCCATCAGTGAGTGGGGGGACAAGTTATAGTGGATATGGTGGGATATATCCGCAAGCCACGCCACTCCAACAAGTTGCTTTGGCACTCAGGCAAGCTCCTCCGAACACCTCTTCCGCGGCTACCACTTCACAGGCTATGGTGTCACCAAAGACAAATACAAGTTCTTGTGTGGAGATCGATAAGCGTCCTCCGCAAAAGCGGAAGTTCCAGGAGTTACCCGTTTCTTCAGTTCGACCAATGATACCTAAACAG AACTTACAACAGGAATCAGAATTTCTTAAGCCAGGTTTAGAGGATTCTAGCTCAGAAGGCCTTTTCTCTGTTCCACCACCGAAAAAGCTCTTCCCCACAAGGTCCGGTGATATGCTACCATCACTTGCAAgaaccatgccaccaccaccgccaccgGCAACCCCGCCCTCAAGAagcatgccaccaccaccaccaccggcaACCCCGCCCTCAAGAAGTATGCCACCGCCACCGCTACCACCAAAGTTCTCACCTGCCAAAGATGAGAACAGGGGTTCTGCAGTAAAGAGGCCAGGATTTGGGCTTATCTCCATTACCAATTCAAAGAACACAGAGAACAGAGACATTGAACCCGTCCCGG ATACTCTACTGAAGTTGATGGAgtatggagaagaagaggatgatACTGATGGTGCTGGTGAATAA
- the LOC120274672 gene encoding protein RIK isoform X1 — translation MTEDRLPKAAEEPSPANGSGKQRKKRKWDQPADSLMSAGMAVTGTMPSGVDGVYASVLPGVLPLSVPLHLNLATIAATSQSLQIPLIPPNTAAIVQKLSQPKIQDELIAREIVINDADPSVRYKLTKRQTQEEIQKSTGAVVITRGKYRPPNGLPDGEKPLYLHISAGAHLKDTVERIKAVDHAACMVEDMLKQCQSSLPASTVLPSVFSDGLATQSLNTCLYLGFEPDPSLNIATRIRGPNDQYINHIMNETGATVVLRGHGSENPDNSSNEKTQQPLHLFLSSSNPTSLEDARILAENLLDTICAECGVSRISSSKTYNAVPPPQQLLAGLSSASSGSTCMPVVSMPTASLKPSGSSDSNTCSPIMAQPTPSQLNYSHPSVSGGTSYSGYGGIYPQATPLQQVALALRQAPPNTSSAATTSQAMVSPKTNTSSCVEIDKRPPQKRKFQELPVSSVRPMIPKQNLQQESEFLKPGLEDSSSEGLFSVPPPKKLFPTRSGDMLPSLARTMPPPPPPATPPSRSMPPPPPPATPPSRSMPPPPLPPKFSPAKDENRGSAVKRPGFGLISITNSKNTENRDIEPVPDTLLKLMEYGEEEDDTDGAGE, via the exons ATGACGGAGGATCGATTGCCAAAAGCAGCGGAAGAGCCCTCACCTGCGAATGGCTCCGGGAAGCAGag GAAGAAGAGAAAGTGGGATCAACCAGCGGATTCATTGATGTCTGCTGGGATGGCTGTCACTGGCACAATGCCTTCGGGTGTTGATGGTGTTTATGCAAGTGTCCTCCCAGGCGTGCTGCCACTTTCTGTGCCTCTTCATTTGAACCTGGCGACGATTGCGGCAACCTCACAGTCATTACAGATACCACTAATTCCACCAAATACTGCTGCTATAGTGCAGAAATTGAGCCAG CCAAAGATTCAAGATGAATTAATTGCAAGAGAGATTGTTATAAATGATGCAGATCCTTCTGTCCGTTACAAGCTGACTAAACGTCAAACTCAAGAAGAG ATTCAGAAAAGCACTGGTGCTGTTGTTATAACCAG GGGAAAATACCGTCCTCCAAATGGATTACCAGATGGTGAGAAGCCcttgtatcttcacatttctgCTGGGGCACAT TTGAAAGACACTGTGGAACGCATCAAAGCAGTTGATCATGCAGCTTGTATGGTTGAGGATATGTTGAAACAATGTCAGAGTTCACTTCCAGCTTCTACTGTTCTCCCATCTGTGTTTAGCGATGGGCTG GCGACCCAATCTCTTAACACATGTTTGTACCTGGGTTTTGAACCGGACCCATCACTCAACATTGCAACCCGTATACGTGGTCCTAAT GACCAGTATATAAACCACATTATGAATGAAACAGGAGCAACTGTTGTACTGAGAGGACATGGATCAGAAAATCCTGATAATTCCAGTAATGAAA AAACTCAACAACCTCTGCATTTATTCTTGTCATCTTCAAACCCAACGAGTCTTGAAGATGCAAGGATCCTTGCAGAAAACCTGTTGGACACAATCTGTGCAGAATGTGGTGTATCAAG GATATCGTCTTCTAAGACCTATAATGCAGTCCCACCTCCTCAGCAATTGTTGGCTGGACTCTCCAGTGCAAGCTCTGGATCAACTTGCATGCCGGTTGTTTCGATGCCAACGGCATCACTGAAGCCTTCTGGGTCTTCTGACTCAAATACTTGTTCTCCAATTATGGCTCAACCTACACCCTCTCAACTGAACTACTCTCATCCATCAGTGAGTGGGGGGACAAGTTATAGTGGATATGGTGGGATATATCCGCAAGCCACGCCACTCCAACAAGTTGCTTTGGCACTCAGGCAAGCTCCTCCGAACACCTCTTCCGCGGCTACCACTTCACAGGCTATGGTGTCACCAAAGACAAATACAAGTTCTTGTGTGGAGATCGATAAGCGTCCTCCGCAAAAGCGGAAGTTCCAGGAGTTACCCGTTTCTTCAGTTCGACCAATGATACCTAAACAG AACTTACAACAGGAATCAGAATTTCTTAAGCCAGGTTTAGAGGATTCTAGCTCAGAAGGCCTTTTCTCTGTTCCACCACCGAAAAAGCTCTTCCCCACAAGGTCCGGTGATATGCTACCATCACTTGCAAgaaccatgccaccaccaccgccaccgGCAACCCCGCCCTCAAGAagcatgccaccaccaccaccaccggcaACCCCGCCCTCAAGAAGTATGCCACCGCCACCGCTACCACCAAAGTTCTCACCTGCCAAAGATGAGAACAGGGGTTCTGCAGTAAAGAGGCCAGGATTTGGGCTTATCTCCATTACCAATTCAAAGAACACAGAGAACAGAGACATTGAACCCGTCCCGG ATACTCTACTGAAGTTGATGGAgtatggagaagaagaggatgatACTGATGGTGCTGGTGAATAA